From a region of the Brevibacterium siliguriense genome:
- a CDS encoding Lrp/AsnC family transcriptional regulator has translation MSQNVSLDGTDLRLLQELNADARASGAVLAAAVGISESTVSLRLKRLRSLGVIRGFHLDVDPTALGVGLQALISIRLAKHDRTEIDAFTAAAPKFPGVVRMYHMAGADDYLLHIVATDTAAVQSFVLEYLTRYPAVAHTRTNLIYRVEDGSAWIPDQL, from the coding sequence ATGTCGCAGAACGTCTCACTCGATGGCACCGATCTTCGCCTTCTTCAGGAACTCAACGCCGATGCACGTGCCTCGGGTGCGGTTCTGGCCGCGGCTGTCGGGATCTCGGAATCGACGGTCTCCCTGCGTCTGAAACGATTGAGGTCACTCGGTGTCATCCGCGGCTTCCATCTCGATGTCGATCCGACTGCGCTGGGAGTCGGCCTGCAGGCGCTCATATCGATTCGGCTGGCCAAACATGATCGGACCGAGATCGACGCGTTCACGGCGGCTGCGCCGAAGTTCCCCGGTGTTGTGCGGATGTATCACATGGCTGGAGCCGACGACTACCTGCTGCATATCGTCGCCACCGATACCGCGGCCGTTCAGTCCTTCGTCCTTGAGTATCTCACTCGTTATCCTGCCGTGGCGCATACGCGCACGAACCTCATCTATCGGGTCGAGGACGGTTCCGCCTGGATCCCAGACCAGCTCTGA
- the aceE gene encoding pyruvate dehydrogenase (acetyl-transferring), homodimeric type → MDNRNQGGPILNGLPSQVPDIDPEETAEWLASLDGLIDEGGRSRARYVMLRMLERSRQKQIGVPSLTATDYVNTIGPENEPWFPGDEEVERRYRRWNRWNAAMLVHRAQRPGVEVGGHISTYASSATLYEVGLNHFFRGKDHPGGGDHIFYQGHASPGMYARAFLEGRMSADQLDGFRQQQSHFIDGKPQGLPSYPHPHQLPDFWEHPTVSMGLGPMNAIAQAQFDKYLHNRGIKDTSQQQTWAFLGDGELDEPESRGMLHVAAFEELDNLNFVINCNLQRLDGPVRGNGKIMQELESYFRGAGWNVIKVVWGREWDALLAKDRDGALVNLMNATPDGDYQTYKGESGGFVRDNFFGRDPRTKAMVEDYSDEQIWNLKRGGHDYRKVFAAYKAAMAHTGQPTVILVKTVKGYSLGPHFEARNATHQMKKLTVDDLKLARDHFQIPISDKELEDNPKLPPYYHPGVDAPEIKYMQERRAELGGYSPERRTTHVDLKLPSDKAYQAGRRGSGKQEIATTMGFVRVLKDLMREKEFGHRIVPIIPDEARTFGMDSFFPTAKIYNPHGQNYISVDRDLFLAYKEATDGQLLHVGINEAGATAALTAVGTSYATHGEPMIPFYIFYSMFGFQRSGDFFWAAGDQMARGFVLGATAGRTTLVAEGLQHGDGHSHLLASTYPSVVSYDPAYSYEIAHIVKDGIHRMYDPADERDPDVLYYITMYNEPMVQPAEPEDLDVEGVLKGLYLLKKGPDNGGPKVQLMASGVGVPWVLEAQELLDQDWGVSADVWSVTSWTELRRDGLDAENERLKNPDSEPRTPYVTEKMAETEGPVIATSDYMRAVPDQIRQYVPSHFTSLGTDGYGISDTRPAARRYYLVDGPSVVTQALISLADTGKISIDKAAEAAEKYQLDDVRAGSSGSTEGAGA, encoded by the coding sequence GTGGACAATCGGAATCAGGGCGGGCCCATCCTCAACGGGCTGCCCAGCCAGGTGCCCGACATCGACCCGGAGGAGACCGCTGAATGGCTGGCCTCCCTCGATGGCCTCATCGATGAGGGCGGTCGTTCTCGAGCACGCTATGTCATGCTGCGCATGCTCGAGCGCTCACGCCAGAAGCAGATCGGCGTGCCCAGCCTCACCGCTACCGACTACGTCAACACCATCGGCCCGGAGAACGAACCCTGGTTCCCCGGTGACGAAGAGGTCGAACGCCGCTACCGTCGCTGGAATCGCTGGAATGCGGCCATGCTCGTCCACCGGGCCCAGCGCCCCGGAGTCGAGGTCGGTGGACACATCTCCACCTACGCCTCCTCAGCGACTCTCTACGAGGTGGGCCTCAACCACTTCTTCCGGGGCAAGGACCATCCCGGCGGCGGCGACCACATCTTCTACCAGGGGCACGCCTCCCCCGGCATGTACGCCCGGGCCTTCCTCGAAGGCCGGATGAGCGCCGATCAGCTCGACGGCTTCCGCCAGCAGCAGTCGCACTTCATCGACGGCAAGCCGCAAGGACTGCCGTCCTACCCCCACCCTCACCAGCTGCCCGACTTCTGGGAGCACCCGACGGTGTCGATGGGGCTCGGCCCGATGAACGCGATCGCGCAGGCACAGTTCGACAAGTACCTGCACAACCGCGGGATCAAGGACACCTCACAGCAGCAGACCTGGGCCTTCCTCGGCGACGGCGAGCTCGACGAGCCCGAGAGCCGCGGCATGCTCCACGTCGCCGCTTTCGAGGAGCTCGACAACCTCAACTTCGTCATCAACTGCAACCTGCAGCGTCTCGACGGACCCGTCCGCGGCAACGGCAAGATCATGCAGGAACTCGAGTCGTACTTCCGCGGTGCCGGCTGGAACGTCATCAAGGTTGTCTGGGGCCGCGAATGGGACGCGCTGCTGGCCAAGGACCGCGACGGTGCACTCGTCAACCTGATGAACGCCACCCCCGACGGCGACTACCAGACTTATAAGGGCGAGTCCGGCGGGTTCGTGCGCGACAACTTCTTCGGCCGCGATCCGCGGACGAAGGCGATGGTCGAGGACTACAGCGACGAGCAGATCTGGAACCTCAAGCGCGGCGGTCACGACTACCGCAAGGTCTTCGCTGCGTACAAGGCCGCGATGGCCCATACCGGTCAGCCGACCGTCATCCTCGTCAAGACGGTCAAGGGCTACTCGCTTGGACCTCACTTCGAGGCCCGCAACGCCACTCACCAGATGAAGAAGCTCACGGTTGACGACCTCAAGCTCGCCCGTGACCACTTCCAGATCCCGATCTCGGACAAGGAGCTCGAGGACAACCCGAAGCTGCCCCCGTACTACCATCCGGGAGTCGACGCTCCCGAGATCAAGTACATGCAGGAGCGTCGCGCGGAGCTCGGCGGCTACTCCCCCGAGCGGCGAACCACCCATGTCGATCTCAAGCTGCCCTCCGACAAGGCCTACCAGGCCGGGCGCCGCGGATCCGGCAAGCAGGAGATCGCCACCACGATGGGCTTCGTGCGTGTGCTCAAGGACCTCATGAGGGAGAAAGAGTTCGGTCACCGGATCGTGCCGATCATCCCCGATGAGGCCCGCACCTTCGGTATGGACTCGTTCTTCCCGACGGCGAAGATCTACAATCCGCACGGGCAGAACTACATCTCCGTCGACCGCGACCTGTTCCTCGCCTACAAGGAGGCCACGGACGGTCAGCTGCTCCACGTCGGGATCAACGAGGCCGGAGCGACCGCAGCTCTGACCGCAGTCGGCACCTCCTACGCCACGCACGGCGAGCCGATGATCCCGTTCTACATCTTCTACTCGATGTTCGGCTTCCAGCGCTCCGGTGACTTCTTCTGGGCTGCCGGAGATCAGATGGCTCGCGGATTCGTCCTCGGAGCCACCGCGGGACGCACCACCCTCGTGGCCGAAGGCCTCCAGCACGGCGACGGACATTCGCACCTGCTGGCCTCGACCTATCCGTCGGTGGTCTCCTACGACCCGGCCTACAGCTACGAGATCGCCCATATCGTCAAGGACGGCATCCACCGGATGTACGATCCGGCCGATGAGCGGGATCCCGACGTGCTCTACTACATCACGATGTACAACGAGCCGATGGTCCAGCCGGCCGAACCGGAGGATCTCGACGTCGAAGGCGTGCTCAAGGGCCTCTACCTGCTGAAGAAGGGCCCCGACAACGGCGGCCCGAAGGTTCAGCTCATGGCCTCCGGCGTCGGTGTGCCGTGGGTGCTCGAAGCCCAGGAGCTGCTCGACCAGGACTGGGGCGTCTCGGCCGATGTATGGTCGGTGACCTCGTGGACGGAGCTGCGCCGCGACGGACTCGACGCCGAGAACGAGCGTCTGAAGAACCCCGACTCCGAACCGCGCACCCCGTATGTGACCGAGAAGATGGCCGAGACCGAAGGCCCGGTCATCGCGACCTCGGACTACATGCGCGCTGTTCCCGACCAGATCCGCCAGTACGTGCCCAGCCACTTCACCTCGCTGGGAACCGACGGATACGGAATCTCCGACACCCGGCCGGCGGCACGTCGTTACTACCTCGTCGACGGTCCGTCCGTGGTCACGCAGGCACTCATCTCGCTGGCTGACACCGGAAAGATCTCGATCGACAAGGCCGCCGAGGCGGCTGAGAAGTACCAGCTCGACGATGTCCGTGCCGGCAGCTCGGGTTCGACCGAGGGGGCAGGCGCCTGA
- a CDS encoding HIT family protein translates to MATLFTKIINGEIPGTFVHQDDKCVAFLDVAPMTEGHVMVVPREEISHWIDADADLLAHLTAVAKSIGEAQKSAFDCERIGLLIVGYEVPHLHIHVLPTNSMDDFDISDRAPMQTPEQLEAPAKKIRLALSELS, encoded by the coding sequence ATGGCCACGCTGTTCACAAAGATCATCAACGGAGAGATCCCCGGCACCTTCGTCCATCAGGATGACAAGTGCGTCGCATTCCTCGATGTCGCACCGATGACGGAAGGCCACGTCATGGTCGTCCCGCGCGAGGAGATCTCGCACTGGATCGACGCCGATGCAGACCTTCTCGCTCACCTCACTGCGGTGGCGAAATCGATCGGCGAAGCCCAGAAGAGCGCGTTCGACTGCGAGCGCATCGGCCTCCTCATCGTCGGCTACGAAGTGCCCCACCTGCATATCCACGTCCTGCCGACGAACTCAATGGATGACTTCGACATCTCCGACCGCGCTCCGATGCAGACCCCGGAACAGCTGGAGGCGCCTGCTAAGAAGATCCGGCTGGCGCTCTCCGAACTGTCCTGA
- a CDS encoding PucR family transcriptional regulator, which yields MMSDAETLRRRAETARRLRAGVGVLSSVTLQRLEAQLPWYRSMSSSDRSWVGLLAQSGISSFVDWYRKPDKNLRVVSDIFKTAPRDLIRAISLQQTLQLLKIVVEVVEERVPDIARPVEQPALREAVLVYSREIAFAAADVYARAAEARGSWDARLEAMVVDALVRGDSVDELASRTAAFGWQSEGPVCVIVGRAPQRAAKKGLDGIRRKASRWADDALVGIHDNRLLIVLGGVTELDDAVEDLSDCFGPSEVIVGPAVPGLAEAATSAKAAIRALKAATARPDSPRPVKADDLLPERALSGDQIALSELIERYYEPLTSGTGQLLKTVSAYVEFGSSLEATAKALSVHPNTVRYRLRKITDAIGLDPTTSRDAFVIHIALVYGRLSEDGVLSNSDKSH from the coding sequence ATGATGTCTGATGCCGAGACCCTGCGCCGTCGCGCCGAAACCGCCCGCAGACTGCGTGCGGGAGTCGGTGTCCTGTCCTCGGTGACTCTGCAGCGGCTGGAGGCGCAGCTGCCCTGGTACCGCTCGATGTCGTCGTCTGACCGCTCCTGGGTGGGATTGCTCGCCCAATCGGGCATCTCCTCGTTCGTCGATTGGTATCGCAAACCCGATAAGAATCTGCGCGTCGTCTCCGACATCTTCAAAACCGCACCACGCGACCTCATCCGCGCCATCAGCCTGCAGCAGACGCTGCAGCTGCTCAAGATCGTCGTCGAAGTCGTCGAAGAGCGCGTCCCGGACATCGCTCGCCCCGTCGAGCAGCCGGCCCTGCGCGAGGCCGTGCTCGTCTACTCACGTGAGATCGCGTTCGCCGCAGCCGATGTCTACGCCCGCGCCGCCGAGGCCCGCGGCAGCTGGGACGCCCGCCTCGAGGCGATGGTTGTCGATGCCCTCGTGCGCGGAGACTCCGTGGACGAACTCGCCAGCCGCACGGCTGCCTTCGGCTGGCAGTCCGAGGGCCCGGTGTGCGTCATCGTCGGCCGCGCCCCGCAGCGTGCGGCGAAGAAGGGATTGGACGGCATCCGCCGCAAGGCGAGTCGCTGGGCCGATGATGCGCTCGTCGGCATCCACGACAACCGTCTGCTCATCGTTCTGGGAGGAGTCACGGAGCTCGATGACGCCGTCGAGGACCTCTCGGACTGCTTCGGACCCTCCGAAGTCATCGTCGGGCCCGCGGTCCCAGGTCTCGCCGAGGCGGCCACCTCGGCGAAGGCGGCGATCCGGGCACTCAAGGCGGCGACCGCGCGTCCGGACTCCCCTCGCCCGGTCAAGGCCGATGACCTGCTGCCCGAACGTGCCCTGTCCGGGGACCAGATCGCCTTGTCCGAACTCATCGAACGCTATTACGAACCGCTGACCTCGGGAACGGGCCAGCTGCTGAAGACCGTGAGCGCCTACGTCGAATTCGGATCTTCGCTCGAAGCCACGGCCAAGGCGCTGTCCGTGCACCCCAACACTGTGCGATACCGATTGCGGAAGATCACCGACGCCATCGGGCTCGACCCGACGACCTCGCGCGATGCCTTCGTCATCCACATCGCCTTGGTGTATGGGCGACTGTCCGAGGACGGCGTATTGTCGAACAGCGACAAATCTCACTGA
- a CDS encoding DUF1801 domain-containing protein — protein sequence MTPEKRREDGLALDKILREATGEEPVMRGPWNVGYGRCHNRSPVNPRNHGEWPATGFSPRKRQLSLYWLKDLPEGAKMLSQLGKYTEGAGCVLSASIGEHRRGGAAATDRDHRCPSRRPRSRELITGP from the coding sequence GTGACTCCCGAGAAGCGACGCGAGGACGGACTCGCCCTCGATAAGATCTTGCGGGAGGCTACCGGCGAAGAACCCGTGATGAGGGGACCCTGGAACGTCGGCTACGGCCGTTGTCACAATCGCTCGCCGGTGAATCCGCGCAATCACGGTGAGTGGCCGGCGACGGGATTCTCCCCGCGCAAGCGCCAACTCTCCCTGTACTGGCTCAAAGACCTGCCCGAGGGAGCGAAGATGCTCTCACAGCTCGGTAAGTACACCGAGGGCGCCGGCTGCGTCCTTAGTGCGTCGATCGGAGAACATCGACGAGGCGGTGCTGCGGCGACTGATCGCGATCACCGCTGCCCGTCCCGACGCCCCCGAAGCAGGGAGCTGATCACAGGTCCGTGA
- a CDS encoding redoxin domain-containing protein, with protein sequence MILRPGDRAPDFTLPDHLGSVITLTEAAPRGARVLAFVPFAFSPICGDELAALDGWQERMRQGSHAVEVVVVSTDSKYTLAAWARNAGTAVTLASDFWPHGGAARAFGVFDEIHGVAERGVFVISPAGTIVSGRQVARSETRDFSEDFDAALSSL encoded by the coding sequence ATGATCCTGCGGCCCGGTGACCGGGCCCCGGACTTCACCCTTCCCGACCATCTCGGATCGGTCATCACCCTCACCGAGGCGGCCCCGCGTGGCGCCCGTGTGCTCGCATTCGTTCCGTTCGCCTTCTCTCCGATCTGCGGAGACGAACTCGCCGCCCTCGACGGGTGGCAGGAGCGGATGCGGCAGGGTTCCCACGCCGTCGAGGTCGTCGTCGTGTCCACTGACTCCAAATACACTCTGGCGGCGTGGGCACGGAATGCCGGCACCGCCGTCACTCTGGCCTCGGATTTCTGGCCCCACGGTGGGGCGGCCCGCGCGTTCGGCGTCTTCGATGAGATCCACGGGGTTGCCGAACGAGGAGTCTTCGTCATCTCACCTGCGGGTACGATCGTGAGTGGCAGGCAGGTCGCGCGCTCCGAGACTCGGGATTTCTCCGAGGATTTCGATGCAGCGCTTTCCAGCCTCTGA
- a CDS encoding DUF3052 domain-containing protein: MSNSASERTSSTSTLANELGYNLGLKKGDYVQEVGYDDDVDQALCEAIENIIGDKIADGEEDDVYDVILMWWRSDDDDLIDGLVDAQTTLKEGGVVWLLSPKANRPGHISPADISEAAPTAGMHVTSTVSAADDWAGFRLVGKKNYS; the protein is encoded by the coding sequence ATGAGCAACTCCGCTTCTGAAAGGACATCCTCCACTTCGACCCTCGCAAACGAGCTGGGATACAACCTCGGCTTGAAAAAGGGCGATTATGTGCAAGAGGTCGGCTATGACGACGACGTCGATCAGGCACTCTGCGAGGCGATCGAGAACATCATCGGAGACAAGATCGCCGACGGAGAAGAGGATGATGTCTACGACGTGATCCTCATGTGGTGGCGGTCGGACGACGATGACCTCATCGATGGCCTCGTCGACGCCCAGACCACTTTGAAGGAGGGCGGAGTCGTGTGGCTGCTCAGCCCGAAGGCGAACCGCCCGGGACACATCAGCCCCGCTGACATCTCCGAAGCGGCGCCCACCGCCGGAATGCACGTGACCTCCACGGTCAGTGCCGCCGATGACTGGGCCGGATTCCGGCTCGTGGGCAAGAAGAACTATTCATGA
- a CDS encoding MerR family transcriptional regulator, whose protein sequence is MDWSIQEIARLTGTTSRTLRHYDAIGLLPPTSIAANGFRCYDETALVRLQRILLLKELGMPLTTIAEVLDSRDDPIETLSQHLVSLGRERDRLDRQLAAVTATITRLKAGEPLMAEEMFDGFDHREHEEEVTRRWGADAYRRGDEWWSRQPLEEKREWKARVSALSEHWVAAAEAGAHPESDRCQELAERHIDWLRAVPGTPANDPEGDLAGYVRGLGQMYVDDPRFGANYGGAAGAALVRDSLDRWLASRGL, encoded by the coding sequence ATGGACTGGTCCATACAGGAAATCGCGCGGCTGACGGGCACGACGAGCCGAACCCTGCGTCACTACGACGCTATCGGTCTGCTGCCGCCGACCTCCATCGCCGCCAACGGCTTTCGCTGCTACGACGAAACAGCACTGGTGCGACTCCAGCGCATCCTGCTGCTCAAGGAACTGGGAATGCCGTTGACGACGATCGCCGAGGTCCTCGATTCGAGAGACGATCCGATCGAGACGCTGTCACAGCATCTGGTCTCACTCGGACGCGAGAGAGACCGGCTCGACAGACAGCTCGCCGCCGTCACCGCCACCATCACACGTCTGAAAGCAGGTGAGCCGCTCATGGCTGAAGAGATGTTCGATGGTTTCGACCATCGCGAACACGAGGAGGAAGTGACCAGGCGTTGGGGTGCCGACGCCTATCGACGGGGAGACGAGTGGTGGTCCCGACAGCCCCTCGAGGAGAAGAGGGAATGGAAGGCCCGCGTCTCCGCTCTCTCAGAGCACTGGGTCGCCGCCGCCGAGGCGGGAGCACACCCCGAATCGGACCGCTGCCAGGAACTCGCCGAACGCCATATCGATTGGCTGCGAGCGGTTCCGGGGACCCCGGCGAATGACCCGGAGGGGGACCTCGCCGGCTATGTGCGCGGTCTTGGCCAGATGTACGTCGACGATCCCCGATTCGGCGCGAACTACGGCGGAGCAGCCGGCGCTGCGCTCGTCAGGGATTCTCTCGACCGCTGGCTTGCATCCCGCGGGCTCTGA
- a CDS encoding beta-ketoacyl-ACP synthase III: MPTLKTAEPGTFSRIAGIGAYRAENLVTNDDIAGPINSSDEWIRQRTGIITRRRASKDVGVLDMSEEAALEAIASAGLKPEDIGAIIISTVTFEYFTPSAAAALTARLGTGPIPAWDISAACAGYCYGISQADALVRAGTMDNVLVIGAEKLSEVIDPEDRSISFILGDGAGAVVVSSADEPGISKTVWGSKGENWSTIRMTDSLYDIRDDRELPFPTLRQDGPTVFRWAVWDGAEVAKEALAASGIEAEDLAAFIPHQANMRIIDELAKQLKLPESVVIARDIADNGNTSAASIPLATERLLREQPELSGGLALQMGFGAGLVYGAQVVRLP, translated from the coding sequence ATGCCTACACTCAAGACTGCTGAGCCCGGCACTTTCTCCCGCATTGCCGGAATCGGTGCCTACCGTGCAGAGAATCTCGTCACCAATGACGACATCGCCGGACCGATCAACTCCTCAGACGAATGGATCCGTCAGCGCACAGGCATCATCACCCGCCGTCGTGCCAGCAAGGATGTCGGCGTCCTCGATATGTCCGAGGAAGCCGCGCTCGAAGCAATCGCCTCCGCGGGACTCAAGCCCGAGGACATCGGTGCGATCATCATCTCGACAGTCACCTTCGAATACTTCACGCCTTCAGCGGCGGCGGCGCTGACCGCGCGGCTGGGCACAGGTCCGATCCCTGCGTGGGACATCAGCGCCGCGTGTGCCGGCTATTGCTACGGCATCTCCCAGGCTGATGCACTGGTCCGCGCCGGAACCATGGACAACGTCCTCGTCATCGGTGCGGAGAAGCTCTCCGAGGTCATCGACCCCGAAGACCGTTCGATCTCGTTCATCCTCGGTGACGGTGCCGGTGCAGTCGTCGTCAGTTCCGCCGACGAACCCGGCATCTCGAAGACGGTGTGGGGGTCGAAGGGAGAGAACTGGTCGACGATCCGGATGACCGATTCGCTCTATGACATCCGCGACGATCGCGAACTGCCCTTCCCAACCCTGCGTCAGGACGGGCCGACCGTCTTCCGCTGGGCTGTGTGGGACGGCGCCGAGGTGGCCAAGGAAGCCCTCGCAGCCTCCGGAATCGAAGCCGAGGATCTCGCAGCCTTCATTCCGCACCAGGCGAACATGCGCATCATCGATGAGCTCGCGAAGCAGCTGAAGCTTCCCGAGTCCGTCGTCATCGCCCGTGACATCGCCGACAACGGGAACACCTCGGCGGCGTCGATCCCGCTGGCTACCGAACGGCTCCTGCGCGAACAGCCCG
- a CDS encoding ACP S-malonyltransferase, producing the protein MLAITCPGQGAQKTGFLSSFLELDTFSAQIDELSTASGIDLRQHGTESDDETIKDTAVAQPLLVASAIACAAELGVTPAVVAGHSVGEIAAAQIAGIFTPADAMAFVKVRADGMAAAAASTPTGMSAVVGGQPEDVLAAIEAAGASPANVNGGGQTVAAGSLEALEALAENPPERARVISLPVAGAFHTEFMAAATDDLAAAASAMEVSDPSVSILSNSDGTAVETGREYVDRLVKQVTNPVRWDLCQDSLLSDGVTGMIELVPGGTLTGIARRAMKRVETFAIKSAADLDGAREFAAAHA; encoded by the coding sequence GTGCTTGCAATCACCTGTCCGGGCCAAGGAGCCCAGAAGACCGGTTTCCTGAGTTCGTTCCTCGAACTCGACACATTCTCGGCACAGATCGACGAACTCTCGACCGCCTCGGGGATCGATCTGCGTCAGCACGGTACCGAATCCGATGACGAGACGATCAAGGACACCGCGGTGGCACAGCCTCTGCTCGTCGCCTCCGCCATCGCCTGCGCCGCCGAACTCGGAGTCACCCCGGCAGTCGTCGCCGGCCACTCCGTGGGAGAGATCGCCGCCGCACAGATCGCGGGAATCTTCACCCCGGCCGATGCCATGGCATTCGTCAAGGTCCGCGCGGATGGGATGGCTGCCGCTGCCGCCTCCACTCCGACCGGGATGTCCGCCGTCGTCGGCGGCCAGCCCGAAGATGTTCTCGCCGCCATCGAGGCTGCCGGAGCCAGCCCCGCCAATGTCAACGGCGGGGGTCAGACCGTGGCCGCCGGATCCCTCGAGGCACTCGAAGCACTGGCTGAGAACCCGCCGGAGCGTGCCCGGGTCATTTCGCTGCCCGTGGCTGGTGCCTTCCACACCGAGTTCATGGCCGCGGCCACCGATGATCTGGCTGCCGCCGCTTCGGCGATGGAGGTCTCCGACCCCAGCGTCTCGATCCTCAGCAACTCCGACGGGACCGCGGTCGAGACCGGTCGCGAATACGTCGACCGTCTGGTCAAGCAGGTCACGAACCCGGTGCGCTGGGACCTGTGCCAGGACAGCCTGCTGAGCGACGGGGTCACCGGAATGATCGAGCTCGTCCCCGGTGGAACTCTCACCGGAATCGCTCGACGTGCCATGAAGCGCGTCGAGACATTCGCCATCAAATCGGCCGCCGACCTCGACGGCGCGCGTGAGTTCGCGGCAGCCCACGCCTGA
- a CDS encoding trans-sulfuration enzyme family protein: protein MTSMHPETRMVHGGMDGLADAGVHVPAIDLSTTNPVNDVRTGGDSYESLAGGHPLKDGDSPVYQRLWQPGVARFESALAELENAESAVAFATGMAAMTAALLAAVEAGTPHIVAVRPLYGGSDHLLESGLLGTSVTWAKEEEIASAIRRDTGLVIIETPANPSLDLVDIESIVKAAGDVPVLVDNTFCTPVLQRPLDHGAALVLHSATKYLGGHGDAMGGIIATNSEWTMRLRRVRAITGALLHPMGAYLLHRGLRTLAVRMRAAQDTAGELARRLQTRPELARVHYPGLADSDPRGLVGSQMHGGGAMIAIELAEGFEAARTFVEHCDLIVHAVSLGGADTLIQHPASLTHRPVAATAKPGDGLVRLSVGLEHVDDLARDLFTALDAIRDAA, encoded by the coding sequence ATGACTTCTATGCACCCTGAGACCCGAATGGTCCACGGCGGGATGGACGGTCTGGCAGACGCAGGCGTCCACGTTCCCGCCATCGACCTCTCCACCACCAACCCGGTCAACGACGTCCGCACGGGAGGGGATTCCTATGAGAGCCTCGCCGGCGGGCATCCCCTGAAAGATGGTGACTCCCCTGTCTACCAACGGCTGTGGCAACCCGGTGTGGCACGATTCGAGTCCGCACTCGCCGAATTGGAGAACGCCGAATCCGCCGTTGCCTTCGCCACTGGAATGGCCGCCATGACCGCCGCTCTCCTTGCCGCCGTCGAAGCCGGCACTCCCCATATCGTCGCCGTCCGTCCCCTCTACGGTGGCAGCGACCATCTGCTCGAGTCCGGTCTGCTCGGCACCTCGGTGACCTGGGCGAAAGAGGAAGAGATCGCCTCGGCGATCCGCCGGGACACCGGTCTCGTCATCATCGAGACCCCGGCTAACCCCAGCCTCGACCTCGTCGACATCGAGTCCATCGTCAAGGCGGCAGGAGACGTACCGGTCCTCGTCGACAACACCTTCTGCACCCCCGTGCTCCAGCGCCCGCTCGACCACGGAGCCGCTCTCGTCCTGCACAGTGCCACGAAGTACCTTGGCGGTCACGGTGATGCAATGGGCGGGATCATCGCGACGAACAGCGAATGGACCATGCGCCTGCGCCGAGTCCGCGCCATCACCGGAGCTCTGCTGCACCCGATGGGTGCCTACCTCCTCCACCGCGGGCTGCGGACCCTGGCCGTGCGGATGCGCGCAGCCCAGGACACCGCAGGTGAACTCGCTCGTCGTCTGCAGACTCGTCCCGAGCTCGCGCGAGTCCATTACCCCGGCCTCGCCGATTCCGATCCGCGCGGTCTGGTGGGGTCGCAGATGCACGGCGGCGGGGCGATGATTGCCATCGAACTCGCCGAAGGATTCGAAGCGGCCCGGACCTTCGTCGAACACTGCGACCTCATCGTCCATGCAGTCTCCCTAGGCGGTGCCGATACGCTCATCCAGCACCCGGCCTCGCTCACCCACCGGCCCGTAGCGGCTACCGCGAAGCCCGGTGACGGCCTCGTCCGGCTGTCGGTCGGCCTCGAACATGTCGACGACCTTGCACGAGACCTGTTCACTGCCCTCGACGCCATCCGCGACGCGGCGTGA
- a CDS encoding DUF2249 domain-containing protein: MAEESVIDVRSIPKPERHPLIIKAYEELEVGTGFILINDHVPEGLRVEMVREFADAVGWEPLESAEDVARVRIIRRAATPAPRVVFDVAELSEAVEDSGSVWQLPTQHRDLDANVIALVPGGEICEHTGPSLDVLIHVLAGAGTLETETGTIDLSPGQIVWLPRRSRRRFLADAEAELQYFSVHQRKQGLSITARR, encoded by the coding sequence GTGGCAGAAGAATCCGTCATCGACGTCCGGAGCATACCGAAGCCGGAGCGGCATCCGCTCATCATCAAGGCGTATGAGGAACTCGAGGTCGGCACCGGCTTCATCCTCATCAACGATCACGTGCCCGAGGGCCTGCGCGTGGAGATGGTCCGCGAGTTCGCCGATGCGGTCGGATGGGAGCCCCTGGAGAGCGCGGAGGATGTGGCCCGAGTCCGCATCATCCGCCGTGCCGCCACGCCTGCGCCTCGTGTCGTCTTCGATGTCGCCGAACTCAGCGAAGCCGTCGAGGATTCCGGGTCTGTCTGGCAGCTGCCGACGCAGCATCGTGACCTCGACGCAAACGTCATCGCGCTGGTCCCCGGCGGGGAGATCTGCGAACACACGGGACCATCGCTCGACGTCCTCATCCACGTCCTCGCCGGTGCGGGCACCCTGGAGACCGAAACGGGCACAATCGACCTGTCCCCCGGTCAGATCGTGTGGCTGCCCCGTCGGTCCCGCCGTCGTTTCCTCGCCGACGCCGAGGCGGAACTGCAGTACTTCTCGGTCCACCAGCGCAAACAGGGGCTGAGCATCACGGCCCGCCGCTGA